The following proteins are encoded in a genomic region of Nymphalis io chromosome 16, ilAglIoxx1.1, whole genome shotgun sequence:
- the LOC126774429 gene encoding uncharacterized protein C7orf50 homolog, translating to MGGKKKRNKSKQSITENTESENVTEQSIENLDDISGSQQENQDDTEFLDKNVKKRPHADDGSDSDSEKPKKVKKKKKKPPAPAEETSNKKGKKSIRQLKKEKYAQRQADAQAVAKDQLKSQCLNYLSQWKHDKQNWKFMKAKQVWLYKNKFSTQLVPDANWPVFLEYFESATGNIKKMLLDDAHKIIKQMDEWTESHQNEEDEDKEEDETTTVTKPDENIYNRARSLIQCLQE from the coding sequence ATGGGAggcaaaaaaaaacgaaacaagTCTAAACAAAGTATAACTGAAAATACAGAGTCCGAAAATGTTACTGAGCAAAGTATTGAAAATCTTGATGACATTAGTGGATCACAACAAGAAAATCAAGACGATACTGAATTTTTAGACAAGAATGTAAAGAAAAGACCTCATGCGGATGATGGTTCAGATTCTGATTCGGAAAAGCCTAAGAAagtgaaaaagaaaaagaagaaacCACCTGCACCTGCAGAAgaaacatcaaataaaaaaggtaaaaagtCAATACGTCAAttgaaaaaggaaaaatacgCACAGCGACAAGCTGACGCTCAAGCTGTTGCTAAAGATCAATTGAAATCTCAATGTCTCAACTACTTATCTCAATGGAAACATGACAAACAAAATTGGAAATTTATGAAAGCTAAACAGGTATggctttataaaaacaaattttcaacACAACTTGTACCAGATGCAAACTGGCCAGTTTTCTTAGAATACTTTGAATCAGCCACaggaaacattaaaaaaatgctcCTTGATGATGCtcacaaaattataaaacaaatggaTGAGTGGACTGAATCTCATCAAAATGAAGAAGATGAAGATAAAGAAGAAGATGAAACCACTACAGTGACTAAAcctgatgaaaatatttataatagagcTCGGAGTTTAATACAATGTTTACAAGAATAA
- the LOC126774432 gene encoding thioredoxin, mitochondrial, producing MSISFVSFVTLQVHQFRRFFAKILKMFGRSATALLVRNPYFNKPALILRNISVTPSNNDIIKIQSTEDFKDKVINSKVPVVVDFFATWCNPCRLLTPRLESIISESKGKVLLAKVDIDEQTDLALDYEVSSVPVLVAIKNGKVQQRLVGLQDTDKLRKWIEQFSSEESEVKINA from the exons ATGTCAATTTCATTTGTTTCATTTGTCACATTACAGGTTCATCAATTTCGCAGATTTTTtgccaaaatattaaaaatgtttggaCGAAGTGCAACGGCCTTATTAGTGAGAAatccttattttaataaacctgctttaattttaagaaatatctcAGTTACGCCATCGaacaatgatataataaaaatccagAGCACTGAAGATTTTAAGGATAAAGTCATCAATAGCAAAGTACCTGTTGTTGTTGATTTTTTTGCAAC GTGGTGCAATCCATGCCGGCTTCTTACACCGAGACTTGAATCAATAATTTCTGAGAGTAAAGGTAAAGTGCTCCTAGCAAAAGTAGATATTGATGAGCAAACAGATTTAGCTCTTGATTATGAAGTTAGCTCAGTACCGGTTCTGGTAGCAATCAAAAATGGGAAAGTGCAACAGAGATTGGTGGGTTTGCAGGATACAGATAAATTAAGGAAATGGATTGAGCAATTTTCATCCGAGGAGtcagaagttaaaattaatgCCTAG
- the LOC126774394 gene encoding eukaryotic translation initiation factor 3 subunit L yields the protein MYSSDDYNEGGYESYGDYEPHTGDPQYDLEYDRSYYQMPDMVKKFLVYFRNMITEGMTFEILNLYENTFPKLTEQYFENTPWPDEKEVSPVVDNDHVFMILYKELYFRDIYARVPGGPKPEQRFLSFYNYCDLFNYILSAEKPVPLELPDQWLWELIDEFVYQFQSFAQYRSRTSKLSQAEIEALNTENKAWNVLCILNVLHSLVDKSNIKRQLEVYITGGDPDSVAGEFGRHSLYKMLGYFSLVGLLRLHSLLGDYYQAIKVLENIELHKKSQYSHVPACQISTSYYVGFAYMMMRRYADAIRTLSSALLYMQRTKQLFSTRSYQNDQINKQTDQMYHLLAICLVLHPQCVDESIQQVLREKNYHEKMFKMQYGDLGEFESCFTFACPKFLSACPPPIEPGSNYGRDAVKHQTQVFMDEVRQQKMLPTIRSYLKLYTTLPLAKLAAFMSAARGGERDAAREHAALAIHLLCFKHKMKNVVWTKGPSGLDGRFQSGSELDFYIDNDMIHIADTKVAHRYGDFFIRKLLKFEELNRKLHLIKI from the exons ATGTACTCAAGCGACGATTACAATGAg GGTGGTTATGAGTCCTATGGCGACTATGAGCCTCATACAGGAGACCCGCAATATGACTTGGAGTATGACAGATCATACTACCAAATGCCAGACATG GTAAAAAAATTCCTCGTATATTTCCGTAATATGATTACTGAGGGAATGACATTTGAGATTTTGAATTTATACGAAAATACATTCCCTAAGCTTACTGAGCAGTATTTTGAAAATACCCCATGGCCAGATGAAAAAGAAGTCTCACCAGTTGTAGACAATGATCAC gtATTCATGATTCTCTACAAGGAACTTTACTTCCGTGATATATATGCACGAGTACCAGGCGGGCCTAAACCTGAGCAAAGATTCCTGTCATTTTACAACTATTGTGACTTATTTAATTACATCCTATCAGCCGAGAAACCAGTTCCTTTGGAATTGCCTGATCAATGGCTCTGGGAACTAATTGACGAATTTGTCTACCAGTTTCAATCATTTGCTCAGTACAG gtcACGAACTTCTAAGTTAAGTCAAGCTGAGATTGAAGCTTTGAATACCGAGAACAAAGCATGGAATGTCCTTTGCATTCTCAATGTGCTGCACTCTCTTGTAGATAAGTCTAACATCAAGCGCCAACTTGAG gtATATATTACGGGTGGAGACCCAGATTCTGTGGCTGGAGAGTTTGGCCGTCACTCTCTTTACAAGATGCTTGGTTATTTCTCTTTGGTTGGTCTGCTGCGGTTGCATTCTTTGCTTGGAGATTACTACCAAGCTATCAAG GTGCTCGAAAATATTGAGCTCCACAAGAAGTCACAATATTCCCATGTACCAGCGTGCCAGATATCCACATCTTACTATGTGGGCTTTGCCTACATGATGATGCGTCGCTATGCAGACGCTATTCGCACGCTGTCCTCGGCCCTACTGTACATGCAGCGTACTAAGCAGTTGTTCTCGACACGCTCTTACCAGAATGATCAGATCAACAAGCAAACGGATCAAATGTACCATCTGCTGGCAATTTGCTTAGTACTTCACCCTCAGTGTGTCGACGAGTCCATACAACAG gTCCTTCGTGAAAAGAACTACCACGAGAAGATGTTCAAGATGCAATACGGCGACCTCGGAGAGTTTGAGAGCTGCTTCACGTTCGCGTGCCCCAAGTTCCTGTCGGCCTGCCCGCCGCCTATCGAGCCCGGCTCCAACTACGGCCGCGACGCCGTCAAGCACCAGACGCAGGTCTTCATGGACGAG GTGCGCCAACAAAAAATGCTGCCGACTATCCGCTCTTACCTCAAACTGTACACCACGCTGCCGCTGGCCAAGCTGGCCGCCTTCATGTCAGCAGCTCGTGGCGGGGAGCGAGACGCGGCTCGCGAGCACGCCGCGCTCGCCATTCACCTGCTGTGcttcaagcacaagatgaagaACGTCGTCTGGACCAAGGGTCCGAGCGGACTCGACGGCAGGTTCCAGAGTGGATCTGAG TTGGACTTCTACATTGACAATGATATGATCCATATTGCCGACACGAAGGTGGCTCACCGTTATGGTGATTTCTTTATCCGTAAACTTCTCAAGTTTGAAGAACTTAACCGGAAATTacatcttattaaaatataa
- the LOC126774387 gene encoding pentatricopeptide repeat-containing protein 1, mitochondrial, which translates to MAFRCLNLLKNVRSNNVIFRHNLLCTSITANKINAIKKNITEDRIAYVGDPDSFGTLSGPIITETLEDEGDIKEEQFLQNIPLNSQKLSTKQYADLIKQYLKYKRIKEAIDVLEIKMLKEDRVQPENYIYNILIGACAEVGYTKKAFKLFNDMKRRALKPTGDTYTCLFESCINSPFPSYGLKMATHLRSLMIEKGIEPNITIFNVMIKTFGRLSDLPTAFKIVDEMISKKIKIRVHTFNHLLQACIGNKESGLKQALIVWRKMLKMREKPNLYSFNLMLKCVKDCNLGTKEDVLDIIGIIQEQNLLLEMKPQQLQLESNQSTTDSNTNKNSIETKLLDRKDYELNGQIEYNGIKDTFETIDVTLENNSGLGSVNQEGNHFELIQKRKKALPQIPERTVPNLLSKLVNINEVLAFQDVHTTQDKFAMIGGQDDFLKEMEAYSVKPNIKTFTQMLYVIDDSIEAENKLMKSMKSLKIKADIDFYNMLIKRRCLRQDYNNALEVRSMIEKDSKSHQRHPFNKKHKLKSNIMTYGVLAMTCDTKEKAENLLSEMKENQLKVNIEILGTLLKNGTRQTQFGYILYIMNIVKQEELRVNDVFIKHLEDFNDKCLRIIEKNNKQQRESPIFMASYKRFSNIYNHWLRESNVEEVLKPEHPWKQFVEPNPTPIQRENMKIVEPKKFYKRSRKFVRYRARL; encoded by the exons ATGGCATTTCGttgtttaaatcttttaaaaaatgtaagaagtaataatgtaatatttcgccataatttattatgtacatcAATAACAGCGAATAAGATAAatgccattaaaaaaaacataaccgAAGACCGTATAGCATATGTAGGAGACCCTGATTCTTTTGGAACTTTAAGTGGCCCAATCATTACGGAGACATTGGAAGATGAAGGCGATATTAAAGAGGAACAGTTTCTGCAAAATATTCCACTAAATTCTCAAAAATTGTCTACCAAGCAATATGCAGATTTAATAAAgcagtatttaaaatacaagagAATAAAAGAAGCTATTGATGTACTAGAAATCAAGATGCTGAAAGAAGATCGAGTACAACccgaaaattacatttataacatattaatcgGCGCTTGTGCTGAAGTAGGATATACAAAGAAAGCTTTCAAATTGTTTAATGACATGAAAAGACGTGCTCTAAAACCGACAGGAGATACTTATACATGTTTATTTGAATCATGTATTAATAGTCCCTTTCCTTCATATGGCTTAAAAATGGCGACCCATTTAAGAAGTTTGATGATTGAAAAAGGTATAGAaccaaatataacaatttttaatgttatgatTAAAACATTTGGTAGACTGTCAGATTTACCAACAGCTTTTAAAATTGTTGATGAAatgatttctaaaaaaataaaaataagagtcCATACTTTTAACCATTTACTTCAAGCTTGTATTGGTAATAAAGAGTCGGGCTTGAAACAAGCACTTATCGTGTGGAGGAAAATGTTGAAAATGAGGGAAAAACCTAacctttattcatttaatttgatgCTTAAATGTGTAAAAGATTGTAATTTAGGCACTAAAGAGGATGTGCTTGATATAATAGGTATTATACAAGAACAGAATTTACTTTTAGAAATGAAACCTCAACAATTACAACTTGAATCCAATCAATCAACAACTGACTCTAATacgaataaaaattcaattgaaactaaattattaGATAGAAAAGATTATGAGCTAAATGGGCAGATAGAATATAATGGAATAAAAGATACTTTTGAGACAATAGATGTTACACTAGAAAACAATTCTGGTTTAGGTTCTGTTAATCAAGAAGGTAATCATTttgaattaatacaaaaacGCAAGAAAGCACTTCCACAAATACCAGAGAGGACAGTACCAAATTTGCTTTCAAAactagtaaatataaatgaagtcTTAGCATTTCAAGATGTGCACACAACACAAGATAAATTTGCCATGATTGGTGGACAAGATGACTTCCTAAAAGAAATGGAGGCATATTCAGTTAAACCAAACATTAAAACTTTCACACAAATGCTTTATGTCATAGATGATAGTATAGAAGCTgagaataaattaatgaaatctaTGAAATCACTTAAGATTAAAGCTGATATAGATTTCTACAATATGCTGATTAAAAGACGATGTCTACGACAAGACTATAATAATGCATTA gaGGTGAGGAGTATGATAGAAAAAGATAGTAAATCACACCAACGACACccttttaacaaaaaacataagttaaaatcaaatattatgacTTATGGGGTATTAGCCATGACTTGCGATACAAAAGAAAAAGCTGAAAATTTACTTTCTGAAATGAAAGAAAATCAGTTAAA AGTCAATATTGAAATTTTGGGGACCTTGTTAAAAAATGGTACAAGACAGACTCAATttggatatatattatacataatgaaTATTGTGAAACAAGAAGAATTGAGAGTTAatgatgtatttataaaacatttggaagattttaatgacaaatgtttaAGAATAATAGAGAag aataATAAACAACAGCGAGAAAGTCCTATATTTATGGCGTCTTATAAGAGATTTAGCAATATTTACAATCATTGGCTAAGAGAATCTAATGTAGAAGAAGTGTTAAAGCCTGAACATCCTTGGAAGCAATTTGTGGAACCAAATCCAACACCAATACAAAGGGAAAACATGAAAATTGTTGAaccaaaaaagttttataagagAAGTCGTAAATTTGTACGTTATAGAGcaagattataa
- the LOC126774403 gene encoding glutamate-rich WD repeat-containing protein 1 — MSNEHEDYMEESSSGSEDEDMDEGEEGEGNDEDTRPNIYLPDQPLKEDEHLICDQSAYIMLHQAQTGAPCLSFDIITDNLGNDRHEFPMTTYLVAGTQASSAQLNNLLVVKMSNLHPTSKSEDDENSEDEDDDDEDEEEDEEKKPQMTFSFIKHQGCVNRIRATNFKNSILAASWSELGRVDIWNITQQLQAVDEPALLERYNLDTVNNPVKPLYSFNGHQQEGFGIDWCPTEQGVLATGDCRRDIHIWKPNEGGTWTVDQRPLIGHTSSVEDIQWSPNERNVLASCSVDKTIRIWDTRAPPHKACMLTAENAHENDINVLSWNNKEPFIASGGDDGFLHIWDLRQFPSNTPVGTFKHHTAPITSVEWHWSEPSVLASAGEDNQVALWDLAVERDDEEVVDEELKNLPPQLLFIHQGQTDIKELHWHKQIPGVIVTTAHTGFNIFKTISV, encoded by the exons atgtctaaTGAACATGAAGATTATATGGAAGAGAGCTCATCTGGAAGTGAAGATGAAGATATGGATGAGGGTGAAGAGGGAGAGGGTAATGATGAGGATACTCGGCCCAATATTTATTTGCCCGATCAGCCTTTAAAGGAGGATGAACATTTAATATGTGATCAGTCGGCTTACATTATGCTACATCAGGCACAAACAGGTGCACCTTGCCTGAGTTTTGATATCATTACTGATAACCTCGGCAACGATAGACATGAGTTCCCTATGACAACATATTTAGTTGCCGGTACTCAGGCATCCAGCGCACAATTGAATAA TCTTTTAGTGGTCAAAATGTCAAATCTACATCCAACTTCAAAATCAGAAGACGACGAAAATTCAGAGGATGAGGATGATGATGACGAGGATGAAGAGGAAGATGAAGAAAAGAAACCTCAAATGACATTCtcatttataaaacatcaaGGATGTGTCAATAGAATTAgg gcaacaaattttaaaaattccatTTTGGCAGCAAGCTGGTCTGAACTTGGTAGGGTCGATATTTGGAATATAACCCAACAGTTGCAAGCTGTAGATGAGCCTGCTTTGCTTGAAAGGTACAATCTCGATACTGTTAACAACCCTGTGAAAccattatattcttttaatggACATCAACAAGAAGGTTTTGGTATTGACTGGTGCCCTACAGAACAAGGT GTATTAGCAACTGGAGATTGTAGGAGAGATATACACATATGGAAACCAAATGAAGGAGGTACTTGGACAGTGGATCAACGTCCATTAATTGGACACACAAGCTCTGTTGAAGATATACAGTGGTCACCTAATGAaag AAATGTATTAGCATCATGTTCAGTAGACAAGACTATAAGAATATGGGATACAAGAGCACCACCTCACAAAGCTTGCATGCTGACAGCTGAAAATGCTCatgaaaatgatataaatgTTCTGTCATGGAACAACAAAGAGCCATTTATTGCTAGTG gtGGAGATGATGGTTTTCTTCATATTTGGGATTTAAGGCAGTTTCCTAGTAACACCCCTGTTGGTACATTTAAACATCATACAGCACCAATCACTTCAGTTGAATGGCATTGGTCAGAACCTAGTGTTTTGGCATCAGCTGGTGAGGACAACCAGGTTGCCCTCTGGGATTTAGCAGTTGAAAGGGATGATGAAGAAGTTGTAGATGAAGAATTAAAG AACCTGCCACCACAGTTACTATTCATTCATCAAGGACAAACTGATATCAAAGAACTTCATTGGCATAAACAAATACCTGGGGTCATTGTGACTACTGCACATAcaggttttaatatatttaaaactattagtgtataa
- the LOC126774384 gene encoding mismatch repair endonuclease PMS2, translating into MEDINDLSGVQVNGIKPINNDTVHKICSGQVVLSLAVAVKELVENSLDAGATNIDIRLKNFGIDLIEVTDNGSGVTEDNFLALTLKYHTSKLNDYSDLLGVSSFGFRGEALSSLCSLADLTITTRHKSSQFATKIQYDHKGNITNKTPCSRQIGTTVSLSNLFCSLPVRKKEFHKNAKREFNKMTNLLYAYCLISIGVKITCTNHVSASNKSVVVATQGSLSYKDNIACVFGLKQLQNIFEIKSDYASNIKDNIFKGLSGEVKENGESINIEDVEIDLSEDSNDAQNDETKLSQEMVTTSTQKSQGYKNLPDPVELVGYISSCEHGCGRSSTDRQYFFVNSRPCEPTKVIKLVNEIYRQYNPNQYPFIFLNINVERISVDVNVTPDKRKVFLTKEKFILDVLKASLSKLFENVPRTLKVETMSSLSQKLEPELKQPRIFNSFLKQFSNRSESSMNSKEDSPGKSELKRKSSSNLDDFITIKRSYNPDEEDILENEVKYESESRSLDPKDFSKQENSESTDAKSIKTDEKENLTRDYELPVSIEKEMTDNVSEESYTIYCKTKCVEIDTPKLKIHKVVTDKEDLGKHARKSINLKTSLEHVKKLANLSDNNFAKSNPDRIKFKSTINPVFNKKCEEELSKEISKESFKNMSIVGQFNLGFIITKLDDDLFIIDQHATDEIYNFETLQKTTELTSQKLVIPQQLELTGVNEQILMDNVGVFKKNGFTFKIDEGAPPTKRVKLLTIPMSKNWIFGKDDIEELLFMLKENQSEYCRPSRVRAMFASRACRKSVMIGTALGKSDMRQLVDHMAEIDKPWNCPHGRPTIRHLVNLAMVQTNDDRI; encoded by the exons ATGGAAGATATAAATGATTTGTCTGGAGTTCAAGTTAATGGTATTAAACCTATTAACAATGACACAGTGCACAAAATATGTTCTGGCCAG GTGGTGCTCAGTTTAGCAGTAGCAGTTAAGGAATTAGTAGAAAATTCTCTGGATGCAGGTGCTACAAATATTGACATAAGACTAAAAAATTTTGGTATTGACTTAATTGAAGTTACGGACAATGGATCAGGTGTAACAGAAGATAATTTTTTAGCTCTAA CATTAAAATACCATACTTCAAAACTGAATGATTACTCTGATTTGCTAGGAGTATCGAGTTTCGGTTTTAGAGGAGAAGCATTAAGTTCTTTGTGTTCTTTGGCAGACCTTACAATCACTACTAGACATAAAAGTTCTCAATTTG CCACTAAAATACAGTATGACCATAAaggaaatataacaaataagacACCATGTTCCCGGCAAATTGGAACAACTGTTTCCTTGTCAAATCTTTTTTGTTCTCTACCAGTAAGGAAAAAGGAATTCCACAAAAATGCTAAAAGAGAGTTTAACAAAatgacaaatttattatatgcatattgTTTAATATCAATAGGAGTTAA gATAACCTGCACTAATCATGTTAGTGCTTCAAATAAATCAGTAGTTGTAGCTACTCAAGGATCTTTATCTTATAAGGATAATATTGCTTGTGTTTTTGGCcttaaacaattacaaaatatatttgaaattaaatcagATTATGCATccaatataaaagataatatatttaagggtTTATCTGGAGAGGTAAAAGAAAATGGTGAAAGTATCAATATAGAAGATGTTGAAATAGATTTATCTGAAGATTCAAATGATGCACAAAATGATGAAACCAAACTTTCACAAGAAATGGTAACAACAAGTACCCAAAAGTCACAAGGTTATAAGAATTTACCTGATCCAGTAGAACTTGTAGGATATATATCTTCTTGTGAACATGGTTGTGGCCGATCCAGCACGGATaggcaatatttttttgtaaattcaaGACCTTGTGAACCTACTAAAGTTATAAAATtggttaatgaaatatataggcAGTACAACCCTAATCAATAtccttttatttttcttaacattAATGTGGAAAGAATTTCAGTAGATGTAAACGTTACTCCAGATAAGAGGaaagtatttttaacaaagGAGAAGTTTATATTGGATGTTCTTAAAGCTTCGCtatcaaaactttttgaaaatgTACCTAGAACATTAAAAGTAGAGACAATGTCATCACTTAGTCAAAAACTTGAACCTGAACTTAAACAACCAAGAATCTTTAACTCAttcttaaaacaatttagtaATCGATCTGAATCATCTATGAATAGTAAAGAGGATTCTCCTGGAAAATCAGAATTAAAGAGAAAGTCTTCATCAAATTTAGatgattttataacaataaaaagaagTTATAATCCTGATGAAGAAGACATACTAGAAAATGAAGTAAAATATGAGTCCGAATCAAGGTCATTGGACCCAAAAGACTTTTCTAAACAAGAAAATTCTGAATCTACTGATgcaaaaagtattaaaacagatgaaaaagaaaatttaactaGAGATTATGAATTACCTGTTTCAATAGAAAAAGAAATGACAGACAATGTAAGCGAAGAGtcttatactatatattgcAAAACAAAATGTGTAGAAATAGACACACCAAAATTGAAAATACACAAAGTAGTAACTGATAAAGAAGATCTAGGCAAACATGCAAGAAAATCTATAAATTTGAAAACCTCTCTGGAACATGTTAAAAAATTAGCAAATTTGTCTGACAATAATTTTGCTAAATCTAATCCTGATaggataaaatttaaatcgacCATTAATCCAGTTTTCAACAAGAAATGTGAAGAAGAATTAAGTAAGGAAATATCAAaagaatcatttaaaaatatgtctatTGTGGGTCAGTTTAATTTAGGCTTTATAATAACCAAGTTAGATGATGATCTTTTTATAATAGATCAACATGCTACtgatgaaatttataattttgaaacattacaaaaaacaaCGGAATTAACAAGTCAAAAACTTGTTAT tccTCAACAATTAGAGCTAACAGGTGTCAATGAACAAATATTAATGGATAATGTGGGTGTTTTCAAAAAGAATGGCTTTACTTTTAAGATAGATGAAGGTGCTCCACCTACTAAGCGAGTCAAACTTTTAACAATCCCAATGTCTAAGAATTGGATATTTGGCAAAGATGATATTGAAGAGCTTCTGTTTATGCTAAAA GAAAACCAATCTGAATACTGCAGGCCAAGTCGAGTAAGGGCAATGTTTGCATCTAGAGCTTGTAGAAAATCTGTCATGATTGGGACAGCTTTAGGTAAATCTGACATGCGTCAACTAGTTGATCATATGGCGGAAATTGATAAACCCTGG aattgtCCACATGGCAGACCTACAATTCGCCATCTTGTTAACCTAGCAATGGTTCAAACTAATGATGACAGAAtctga
- the LOC126774420 gene encoding WW domain-binding protein 2 isoform X2 — MSLNTAHADHGVLIHAGEVIILFSDNVAVEFYGNETPEFKGTKNGRMYLTTHRMIYNSKANSDTLRSFSFPFIALQDVAVEQPMFGANYIKGKVRAQPNGNFIGEVKFKLTFKSGGAIEFGQAMLKAAHLASRHTSPNAPPPPYTPPSGPWYAAPPPAYAPPPQGYYGWVPPYNAFPDQPSPNSVFVSNSPPPYPGVMGAAYPPGAGFSGAAGPGPTDAKAAEAAQSAYYDPNKPQTAYVPPPYNDQPPTYQESTSKKDN; from the exons ATGTCTCTAAATACAGCTCATGCTGACCACGGTGTTCTGATACATGCTGGTGAAGT tATCATCTTATTTTCCGATAATGTAGCCGTGGAATTCTATGGAAATGAGACACCGGAATTTAAAGGCACAAAAAATGGTCGTATGTATCTTACAACTCATCGCATGATATATAACTCGAAGGCCAATTCAGATACACTTCGATCATTTAGTTTTCCTTTCATAGCACTACAAGAT GTAGCTGTAGAACAACCAATGTTTGGTGCAAATTACATCAAGGGGAAAGTAAGAGCTCAACCAAATGGAAATTTCATTGGTGAAGTTAAATTCAAGCTAACATTCAAATCTGGAGGAGCAATTGAGTTTGGACAGGCGATGCTTAAAGCAGCACACCTtg CATCAAGGCATACCTCACCGAATGCACCACCGCCACCTTACACTCCTCCTTCTGGACCTTGGTATGCTGCCCCACCTCCGGCATATGCTCCTCCACCGCAAGGTTATTATGGTTGGGTGCCACCATATAAT gcATTTCCTGATCAACCATCTCCGAACTCTGTCTTCGTTTCGAATAGTCCACCTCCTTACCCTGGTGTGATGGGTGCAGCATATCCGCCTGGAGCAGGATTCTCCGGTGCTGCCGGACCTGGCCCCACAG atGCTAAAGCAGCAGAGGCAGCTCAGAGTGCCTACTATGATCCAAATAAGCCTCAAACAGCTTATGTGCCACCGCCCTACaat GATCAACCACCAACTTATCAGGAGTCTACGTCAAAGAAAGACAACTAA
- the LOC126774420 gene encoding WW domain-binding protein 2 isoform X1: protein MSLNTAHADHGVLIHAGEVIILFSDNVAVEFYGNETPEFKGTKNGRMYLTTHRMIYNSKANSDTLRSFSFPFIALQDVAVEQPMFGANYIKGKVRAQPNGNFIGEVKFKLTFKSGGAIEFGQAMLKAAHLASRHTSPNAPPPPYTPPSGPWYAAPPPAYAPPPQGYYGWVPPYNAFPDQPSPNSVFVSNSPPPYPGVMGAAYPPGAGFSGAAGPGPTGVQNNGYPANMPPPGYPGNANMPPPGYPGGFVPGAPSMSSSDAKAAEAAQSAYYDPNKPQTAYVPPPYNDQPPTYQESTSKKDN from the exons ATGTCTCTAAATACAGCTCATGCTGACCACGGTGTTCTGATACATGCTGGTGAAGT tATCATCTTATTTTCCGATAATGTAGCCGTGGAATTCTATGGAAATGAGACACCGGAATTTAAAGGCACAAAAAATGGTCGTATGTATCTTACAACTCATCGCATGATATATAACTCGAAGGCCAATTCAGATACACTTCGATCATTTAGTTTTCCTTTCATAGCACTACAAGAT GTAGCTGTAGAACAACCAATGTTTGGTGCAAATTACATCAAGGGGAAAGTAAGAGCTCAACCAAATGGAAATTTCATTGGTGAAGTTAAATTCAAGCTAACATTCAAATCTGGAGGAGCAATTGAGTTTGGACAGGCGATGCTTAAAGCAGCACACCTtg CATCAAGGCATACCTCACCGAATGCACCACCGCCACCTTACACTCCTCCTTCTGGACCTTGGTATGCTGCCCCACCTCCGGCATATGCTCCTCCACCGCAAGGTTATTATGGTTGGGTGCCACCATATAAT gcATTTCCTGATCAACCATCTCCGAACTCTGTCTTCGTTTCGAATAGTCCACCTCCTTACCCTGGTGTGATGGGTGCAGCATATCCGCCTGGAGCAGGATTCTCCGGTGCTGCCGGACCTGGCCCCACAGGTGTGCAAAACAATGGTTATCCGGCTAATATGCCGCCCCCGGGCTACCCGGGTAACGCCAACATGCCGCCTCCTGGCTACCCAGGAGGCTTTGTCCCAGGTGCTCCCAGCATGTCATCAAGtg atGCTAAAGCAGCAGAGGCAGCTCAGAGTGCCTACTATGATCCAAATAAGCCTCAAACAGCTTATGTGCCACCGCCCTACaat GATCAACCACCAACTTATCAGGAGTCTACGTCAAAGAAAGACAACTAA